One Calditrichota bacterium genomic window carries:
- a CDS encoding cation transporter, with protein MSHQHAHHETSTGTRLFATMVLNLLITAVEIVGGLLTGSLSLISDALHNFSDAISIIISYLALRLKKRKYTYHHTFGFKRAEIFAALINSTVLLIISVYLFYEAISRLFHPVSVQGGAMALVALVGLTANVLGVLLLKRDSVHSLNIKSAYLHLFADALSSIAVVLGGVAIYFWNVTWIDPVLTLLIGMYILIESYKVLIEAIHVLMEGTPPDISIQEVAQTVERFPEVKDIHHIHIWYVGENDIHMEAHINVEDMPVSQTDELRARIESRLHRDFGIHHFTLQFECDVCKKKYLVQPAETQWLEK; from the coding sequence ATGTCTCATCAGCATGCTCATCACGAGACAAGCACGGGCACCCGACTGTTCGCGACAATGGTCTTGAACCTTTTAATTACGGCTGTAGAAATTGTGGGCGGCCTCCTGACCGGAAGCCTGTCCCTGATATCCGATGCCCTGCACAATTTCAGTGACGCCATTTCCATCATTATCAGTTATCTGGCCTTAAGACTAAAAAAACGGAAGTACACTTACCACCACACATTCGGATTCAAACGGGCAGAAATTTTTGCGGCACTCATTAATTCAACCGTTCTTTTGATTATTTCCGTCTACCTTTTTTATGAAGCCATCAGCCGTCTGTTTCATCCGGTATCGGTTCAGGGGGGAGCAATGGCTCTGGTGGCTCTGGTCGGCTTAACAGCGAATGTACTGGGCGTGCTGCTGCTCAAAAGGGATTCTGTCCACAGTTTGAATATTAAATCAGCCTATCTGCACCTTTTTGCGGATGCCCTGTCATCCATTGCTGTGGTTCTGGGGGGTGTAGCGATCTATTTTTGGAATGTCACCTGGATCGATCCGGTGCTCACGCTTCTCATCGGCATGTACATCCTCATTGAAAGCTACAAAGTTCTCATCGAAGCCATTCATGTTCTGATGGAAGGAACACCGCCGGATATCTCCATCCAGGAAGTGGCTCAAACGGTGGAACGTTTCCCGGAAGTAAAGGATATTCACCATATTCACATCTGGTACGTCGGCGAAAACGACATTCATATGGAAGCACACATCAATGTTGAAGACATGCCGGTCAGCCAGACCGACGAGCTGCGTGCCCGGATTGAATCCAGACTTCATCGGGATTTTGGCATTCACCATTTTACCCTTCAATTTGAATGCGATGTGTGCAAGAAGAAATATCTGGTTCAACCCGCCGAAACACAGTGGCTCGAGAAATAA